A region of the Silene latifolia isolate original U9 population chromosome 9, ASM4854445v1, whole genome shotgun sequence genome:
TTTAAATTACCCGCTCGCCCCTGCAATTAATAAGCTTAGAGCGAtgttgtataataataataataataataataataataataataataataataataataataataataataataataataataataataagtatgcTTTACCTTTTCTTTCAGAAACTAAATGTAATGTATCTCTAGTATCATCTTTATTTTGTCGGTATGGCTTTGAGAGAGCTGTTGGGGTGGATGCTCTAGGAGCTAAGGGAGGTCTTTGGGTGGGATGGAGATCTGCCTTTGATATTCAGTGTGTTCCAAAGTGTTCGCATTTTGTACTTTTGAAGATAACTGAATGCCCAACTAAGTTCTGGTATGTTTTTTGTGTTTATGGTGAACCTAATAAATCTAAGCAGCAGGATGTTTGGTTGTATCTCGAACAATGGATAAGCAAGGATGATTCACATTTTATTTTGATTGGTGACTTTAATAAAATTGAATTTAAAGAAGATAAGTTGGGTGGAAGTACTGGTCCTATCTTTGGGGCACAGTTTTTCTCGGAATGGAAGGCAAGGAATCATCTTCTGGATATTGTTTTTAAAAGCCCAAAATTCACATGGTGTAACAATAGGAAGGGAGTGGCACGAACTTATGAACGATTAGACAAATGCTTAGCTTCTGCCAATTGGAGTTATATATATCCTAACACTGGATTACAACATCTCCCTATACAATGTTCAGATCATGTTCCAATCATTTTGGATACAGATTTTTTTACACAAAAGAAACAACGGGATTTCAAATTAGAGGCATGGATTTTCTGCTATGACGAATGCTTGCAGATTCTGAAAAATGTATGGTTTAAAATGGATAAAGGTTCTTCCTCTTTTATACTAATGAGAAAATTGAAGAGATTTCGGCTTGCATTCACGAAGTGGACGTTTGAGAAACGACGTGAATGAACTGCAAAATGGACAGAATTTGATGAGGTCTTAGGCTTGGAATTGGAAAATATCTTTAGTGGGAGTGATGAGGGACCTTATCTCTGAAAACATCAGGAATTTCTTGAATTTAATAGAGCTGCTGCATTTTTTTTGGAAACAAAGAGCAAAGATTAACTGGTTAAAGGATGAAGATGCTTCAACAAGGTTTTTCTTTAACTCTGTTAAACAACGACATCAAAATGGTTTAAAGTCGGAAGATGGTACGTGGAATTATAAGGTTGAGGAGTTCCCTGACATTTTTAATCTATTCTTCATGAATATTTATGCCTACCACTCTCCGGCTGTTCCTTTTGAAGAATTTACTTTGAAGCATCAGCATATGTTTAATAATATTCAATTCAAATTGACTTCTGATCAACAAGACTCTTTATCTAAGGCTTTCACAAGGAATGAGGTTCGTTCAGCTGTTTTTCAGTTGGGACCTCTTAAATCTCCAGGACCGGATGGAATTCCGGCATTATTTATCAAAAGTACTGGTACCATGTTAAAGAGGATGTTACGTGGTCTGTTTTATCCATGCTTAATACGGGGAATATCTTCTTGGACTTTAATTGTACGAATATCACCCTTGTCCCTAAATTAAATAATCTGGAAAGAGTGGATCAATATAGACCCATAAGTCTATGCAATGTTATCATGAAGGTTGTGACCAAATGTATTTCTAATAGACTGAGGAAGATTATGCCTTCTCTTGTTGGGGATTTTCAAAATGGATTTATTCCGGGAAGGAGTATTAGTGACAACATATTGATTTCTCATGAATTATTTCATCACATTGGAAAGAAAGTTAAAGGAGCTGATGGCCTTCTTGCTTTTAAATTTGACATGAGTAAGGCTTATGACCGTCTTGATTGGAATTTCTTAAGACAGACGTTGATTTCTATGCATTTTCCACATAGCTTTATCACTTTGATTATGAACTGTGTTTCCTCAGTCTTTTATCAAGTGATGGTTAATGGCTCTGCTGGAGTACCCTTTCGTCCGAAATCAGGGATTAGACAAGGTGACCCGATATCACCATATTTGTTTGCTCTTTGTACTGAGGTCCTCTCTCAACTTTTATTGCAGGCTGAGGGAAATAAACTCTTGAAAGGAATTAAGATTTGTAATGGAAGTCCACCAATTTCACACCTTCTATTTGCGGATGATTCAATCTTTTTCACTTATGCTAATCCAAGATACTGTATAACTTTGAAAAGAATCATTGACTGCTATTGTGAGGCATCTGGTCAAAGAATTAATGAAGATAAGTCTGCTATTATTTTCAGCCCTAATAGTACACTGCGGAATACAAGGTCTTGTCTAAAGATTTTAAAGGTCCATAAAAACTCAGGTATGGGCAAGTACTTAGGTTTACCGATAGACTTTGGTTCTAGTAAAAGGGAGATTTTTGTTTTCCTTATTGAGAAGGTACGAAAGAGGATTATGAGTTGGAATAATAACTACCTATCACCAGCTGGAAGATTAACACTTATTGCTTCTGTTCTTTCTTCACTATCTATTTTCTTTCTATCGGTATTTAAAATGCCGGTAAGTGTGAACTTAAAGATTGATTATTTTGGTGGAAAGGTTCAAGGAATGGGTTTGGTCTTCATTGGTGTAGTAGTTTATTTCTTAGCGCTCCGAAATCGTGTGGTGGTTTAGGAATTCGAAAGATGGGTTGTCTTAATCAAAGCCTTTTAGCCAAAGTTGACTGGAGAATTATTCATTATCCATCTAGTCTTTTAGGACGTACTTTGGGTCCTAAGTTTAGGATTTCTATTAGCAGTGTCCTCTCTACTACGAAAACTATGCAGGGTTCGGTTTCTTGGGGTTGTCGTGGAGTTCTTTGGGGCATAGATTTGCTGCGCCCTCATCTTTCTTGGAGTGtggattttccaacttttctggATGTATGGCATGATAAATGGGTGCATGGTCGTACGTTGGCACAGGTGCTTTCTATTTCTGCTGATGACTTACGGGTTACACCACCTTTAAGTATCTGTCAATTGCAGATTGATACAGGGGATTGGGATGTTCAATTAATTGGGCATCTTTGTGGTGATGCTGCGTTGCCTTTCTTTTTGTCCACTATTATTCCATTAAGGGACTCCTCTGATTCCTTTTACTGGAATCCTACAATATCGGGTGTTTACACAGTTAAATCTGGATATGCTTTGGCTCATGAAGATCTTTGGAATCTTAAAGCTACTACAACTGATAAAAATCGTGTGAATTCATCTACTTCCCTATTCTGCAAAAAGCTGTTGTGGAACTTGCCTATTCCTGGGAAATGGCGAatgttcttatggaaattattgACGAATACGTTGCCAGTTGGTAAGGAAGCGGAGAAGAGCAACCTTGATTGGGATTTATCTTGTTTATTATGCTCGACTTGTGACCAAGTTGAAACTTTGGAGCATTTTTTCCGTGACTGTCAGTTTGCTTCACATCTTTGGAAGGGGTCGCAACTTGGTATTAGGTGCTTTGTCGGTAATAATATCTCTATCCAAGCTTGGGTTATCAACTGGATATTACTCTTTATGAAGCAAAGTGATCCTAtctttcttatttctttcttcgTTAGTACCCTTTGGCATATTTGGTTATCACGTAATAATCTTAAGTTTAAAAAGTAGAGGTTGGTTTTGCATCTGGTTATGAAGAGTCTTTCTTCTGAAGCCCTTTCTAATTATCATGTGGAAAATCAACGGAAAATTGGGATGCACACGATCTTTAAGTTGGATGATGATATGATCTCTGATGCTGTGCGAATTCAACATTTTTGTCCTTATTTCCTTGTGGGGACGACTTGTTGTTCGGGTGCTATCAGACTCAAGTGTGATGCCTCTTGGAAGTCGGATTTTCGTGCTTCTGCTGGTTGGTTTTTCCAAAATTCGAATGGTGAAACTCTTCATTCTAATCATACTTGTTTCTGGGTATTTTCTGCTTTTCAGGCTGAAGCGTTAGCATTCAAATTTGCGATTACGGAAGCTGTCACTCGAAGGTTTTTGCATCTTGAAGCTAATTCGGACTGCTTAAATTTGGTTCTTCAGGTTGCGGGTGCACAAGTTCCTATGCAAGCTGCTAAATCTATATTAGGAAGTATTTATAGTTTGCTCCCGGCTTTTCATTGTCTTTCTATTAGTCATTGTCCTAGGGCTCTTAATAGGATTGCACACTCTATAGCTAAAAAAGCTATGATGTAGGTGTAATCTTTTTCACTCTGACAAATGTTTAACACTGTAGAGATTTTGGTTAGTATACTAATCAGTCTACCGCTCTTCTGGGATTGAGGTGGTGCCATAagcatcccctatttactaaatgaataagcGATTTTACGTTTTTTCTCGCCTAAGATATGTGATatttaggctccgtttggcagTACACTTCAGGTATCTGATTTGCCTCGAGTAGCTTTTTTGTCAAAAAAAttaggtaccttattttttttagTGTTTGGCAACTATCTTTTTTGACctaaaaaggtacctgaaatgaaatgctacctcatgtagcatttgagaaatcaggtacctgattcTTTTTTGTTTACCGATTTTACCCTTGTTTTTAATGTTGTCAACTAAAATCTCATTCAATACCTTCTCCCAAATAACACAAACAACCATTAAATAAAATTCTTCAATACACTTCTCCGAAAAAAATCGATTTTTTGTGTGTATGAGTTTAATAGAGAACTAATTTTGTATTCATAGAATACATTTTTTGATGAtatattgtttgatttttttttcttttacctaATCGtgatatattagttattattctCATTCTCTTTGAAATATGTTGGAGACTTGCACAAATACGAAAAAACTACATTATGACTTTATTACTAACAACGCCAATGATAATAGCACAAGAATAATAGCAAAAACATAAACGATAACAATAATAACCAAATGCTCTTTTACGTCATTTGATCAAATATCAGCTACCTTCTCAGCTAGTTCCCAAACACTTTTAAtaaaaatcagctaccttatcagctcctaattttcagctaccttttcagatacattatcaggtttcaggtaccttttcaggttttaggtaccttttcaggtttcagctaccttttcagctaattttgccaaacagagccttaggCTATATTTGACAAGGCATTTTAggtacctgatttgaccaagcaaCCTGATTTTACTAATATTTCAGGTAGTTGTTTTATCTAGTGTTGTTTGGTAAAGTCATTTCAGATACCTGAAATGACTTtccaggtacctgaaatgaaaagctactccaggtagctttttaaagtttcaggtagctgaaatattctactttacatatttaccctttatttaaattaatttattataattattaatgtccttttatgtcattttacaaaaaatcagttaccttttcagttagttttatcaaacactttacaattaatcagctaccttatcagtttccaattttcagctagcttttcaggtacctttttaaGTTCAGTCACCTTCtcaggtttcaggtaccttttcaggtttcggGTACTTTTTCAGTccgttttaccaaacagagcctaaacaAGGGCAAATCTGTGATAATAAAGGAAGACTTAGAAGGGAGGAATATTTACTAAAtgtttactaaatgaatagatcCATCTTAGCATGAGTATATAGACGTAATGAACTTCCAAAATTATTGTCTTATATCACGTGATCTAAACCagaaaataagacaataatttaTAGACGTAACGCATTCAAGATTAGTAAATATTAATCAAACTCTTGGCAAATTTACTGATACGATTACTTAAaatcccctatctactaaaagaataggtagAACtctaaattttcccgcctaaaaattTAGAATCTAAAATTGGGTTATTATTATAGTCTATTTTATAGGTGTATCTTGAACTATAAATGGATATAATTTTTTAATTGGATATATTCATAAATTGAAATGCTCACAATCTGCAAGATTTGACTCCACGGGTTCTATAATAAAAACTTCATTGAttttctatgaaaatataagaaattGCGGatcaaaattacaaaataaataaaatgttttaaaataaaatgatTATGAAAAATGGTCTCATTAAAATAGACCTTTCTAACCCTAATCAACCTcttgattactttttcaatattgagttttttttttcaaatcaaaatatacagATGACGAACGTATAAAAAATTAATGAATTGTCAAAAATTAATGAATTTTAAAGTTATAAACTAAAAAGTAAAACTTCATATATACCGTTCATAAATTGCACGAGGTCTATACTAATAATACATTAAAATGTGAAACATCTATATATATCGCGCATTGCGCGGAACCTAAACACTAGTTATTCAATATACGGAGTACGATCGATCTTCTAAAGCATGATAAATTTACTAATATCAGAAGCAGATAGCTTTAAAATGAGGATGTGATTATGACAGAGGTTCAGGGAGTAGGAAATGGTGAAGTGCAGGGGGATGCAGGTGCTGGCCAAGCTCAGGATGTGGAGATGAACTCAAATCATCAACTGACAAATGGTGGGGTCTGCCTGGAGCTGGGGGGTGGCTGGATGAAGAGGCTACTAACAATGAAGTTTTCCATATTGCAGGGGAGGAACTAGAGGTTCAGGAGGACTTAAACTTACTACAACAAGGGGTCATTGTTCAAATTCAAGCTGAGGACCCCTATGTCATTTATTCGAATCAGGACAATCTAAGTGGTATGGTGGATAGGGATCAGCGGGTTCAAGATGCTATTATAAAAAGGATTGAAGGGGATATGGATTGGGCACGGGTGGAGGATGAACAAAGGGGCTATAATCAGACTTTTGAACCACCCGAGAGGGGTCTACCTCCCTGGTATCACTATCTGGATGGTCCAATCATCAGGCAAGTGGGACAAAGCTCCAGACAAGTAAATGGAAATGTGGAAGAGGAGGAGAACACGTGTGTGATGGCTGGTACTGCTGTAGTGGCAGAGGATGGGGAGAACAATGACACAGATGAGATGGCAAATACTGATGCTGCTGCTTCATCAGACTCTGATTCTGATTGGCCTGTCCATCAGTGGCTCAATGATCAAGAGGCCAATACCACTGAAGATTCTTCTAGTGACAGGAAGGAAGATGAGGTTATTATCATTTCCTATGACAACACAGTAGAGGTTAATACTGAACTACAACTGGCTACGGGTGGAGGTTCTAAGGCTGGACAACAAGATTCCAATGGTGATGCTCTGATGGCATGCCAGCCAACATCACTTGTCTCAGTTGCCATTACCAGGAAAGGAAAAAAGCTCGATGAGGGATCTTCTAATCTGATCCCACTTGAAAAAATGCTACAAGATGCTTATGAAAAGGAGGTTGATCAGGTTAAGGGAAAGAACCATGCTAGCACTCAAGGATTCAAGTTCTTTGACATTCCTGAAATTGGGGCAAAATCCAAGCTAATTGCTGCTTTACCAGTGGGAAGTACTTCTGATGGTTGACTGGGTTTGGCTGATGTATACCACATCTCTGATTTGCATGAGAATCACAAGGAAGAAATAAGAGCTGCAAGGAAGAGAAAATGTTGTATTGAGGCTGGAGATTATACCATTCCTGAGGAGGCTAGGATGTCTTTGGAACATGCCAAGAGTTATCTGCAAAGTTTGGCGAAAAG
Encoded here:
- the LOC141601572 gene encoding uncharacterized protein LOC141601572; this translates as MRDLISENIRNFLNLIELLHFFWKQRAKINWLKDEDASTRFFFNSVKQRHQNGLKSEDGTWNYKVEEFPDIFNLFFMNIYAYHSPAVPFEEFTLKHQHMFNNIQFKLTSDQQDSLSKAFTRNEVRSAVFQLGPLKSPGPDGIPALFIKSTGTMLKRMLRGLFYPCLIRGISSWTLIVVTKCISNRLRKIMPSLVGDFQNGFIPGRSISDNILISHELFHHIGKKVKGADGLLAFKFDMSKAYDRLDWNFLRQTLISMHFPHSFITLIMNCVSSVFYQVMVNGSAGVPFRPKSGIRQGDPISPYLFALCTEVLSQLLLQAEGNKLLKGIKICNGSPPISHLLFADDSIFFTYANPRYCITLKRIIDCYCEASGQRINEDKSAIIFSPNSTLRNTRSCLKILKVHKNSGMGKYLGLPIDFGSSKREIFVFLIEKVRKRIMSWNNNYLSPAGRLTLIASVLSSLSIFFLSVFKMPGSVSWGCRGVLWGIDLLRPHLSWSVDFPTFLDVWHDKWVHGRTLAQVLSISADDLRVTPPLSICQLQIDTGDWDVQLIGHLCGDAALPFFLSTIIPLRDSSDSFYWNPTISGVYTVKSGYALAHEDLWNLKATTTDKNRVNSSTSLFCKKLLWNLPIPGKWRMFLWKLLTNTLPVGKEAEKSNLDWDLSCLLCSTCDQVETLEHFFRDCQFASHLWKGSQLGIRCFVGNNISIQAWVINWILLFMKQSDPIFLISFFSLSSEALSNYHVENQRKIGMHTIFKLDDDMISDAVRIQHFCPYFLVGTTCCSGAIRLKCDASWKSDFRASAGWFFQNSNGETLHSNHTCFWVFSAFQAEALAFKFAITEAVTRRFLHLEANSDCLNLVLQVAGAQVPMQAAKSILGSIYSLLPAFHCLSISHCPRALNRIAHSIAKKAMM